Proteins encoded together in one Microcebus murinus isolate Inina chromosome 18, M.murinus_Inina_mat1.0, whole genome shotgun sequence window:
- the SPEM1 gene encoding spermatid maturation protein 1 isoform X2 gives MAMAERPRPGWASYHNPNTNNCQDLGNSILLLLGLIICINIGINMLWSRLRGVLHKAFHHIICEKEAPKSCSAEKQIQPSKKQSPPAVHLRCTMDPVKMTVTPPPSRRHRHRASPARRAHRPVAWAPDTDDEKPRHQYPAICSYHWDDPQDWESFQPTQETWAPWTRDTPEVSPQTIRFQSTAEERPLKSEMRSELGLEAYVYPVNPPPPSPEAPCHENSGTVAEVEAQPAPTPVLGPAVVPEFPRRRSSGRIVYDARDVRRRLRELTREVEALSRCYPLASGSSTAEGTGKDWVYCSLNGR, from the exons ATGGCCATGGCTGAGCGGCCTCGGCCTGGGTGGGCCTCATACCACAACCCCAACACCAACAACTGCCAAGACCTGGGCAACTCCATCCTGTTGCTGCTGGGCCTCATCATCTGCATTAACAttggcatcaatatg CTCTGGAGCCGACTCCGTGGCGTCTTACACAAAGCGTTCCATCATATCATTTGTGAGAAAG AAGCTCCTAAGTCATGCTCAGCTGAGAAGCAGATCCAGCCCTCGAAGAAGCAGAGCCCCCCTGCAGTCCACCTTCGATGCACCATGGACCCTGTGAAAATGACGGTGACCCCGCCTCCCTCTCGCCGCCATCGCCATCGAGCCTCTCCGGCACGCCGTGCCCACCGCCCAGTTGCTTGGGCCCCTGACACTGACGATGAGAAGCCCCGACATCAGTACCCAGCAATCTGCTCCTACCACTGGGATGACCCCCAGGACTGGGAAAGCTTCCAGCCCACCCAGGAGACCTGGGCTCCCTGGACTCGGGACACTCCAGAGGTGTCTCCCCAGACCATCCGCTTCCAATCAACGGCAGAAGAAAGGCCCCTCAAATCAGAGATGCGGTCAGAGCTGGGTCTAGAGGCCTATGTGTACCCTGtgaaccccccaccccccagccctgaGGCCCCCTGCCACGAGAACAGTGGGAcagtggcagaggtggaggctCAACCTGCCCCCACACCTGTCCTGGGCCCAGCAGTCGTCCCCGAATTCCCCCGGCGCCGCTCCTCAGGCCGAATAGTGTATGATGCCCGGGACGTGAGGCGGCGACTTCGGGAACTGACCCGGGAGGTGGAGGCCCTATCCCGCTGTTACCCCCTGGCCTCTGGATCTAGCACTGCTGAGGGGACAGGCAAAGACTGGGTGTACTGTTCTCTGAATGGGAGGTga
- the SPEM3 gene encoding LOW QUALITY PROTEIN: uncharacterized protein SPEM3 (The sequence of the model RefSeq protein was modified relative to this genomic sequence to represent the inferred CDS: deleted 1 base in 1 codon) encodes MGERAHHGAQVCSGTNPRKCQDLGDSILLILGSFILLNVGINVVTLLWRHLKSTLRTLFHHFFPKDKQPSGIGSHPMCMRCSTDPKNLCSRVSSRFHRRPSFLLRHANHLDSWMPDTNDEKVSRCCWMPPHCGHAGAPMEAPWGLWKEGMMGAGEAPQVTALKSQTSFLSRPEISSQFPKMSKLDMVPLRLPQESKTKTPDYAPAQAPTQAQTHSPAHTSEHTPTHTQTYSPAHTPQCTRSQAQNLEHASAHTQSHAPTPAPAPTPAPPPTPPPTPVHSSAHIPAQNLDHTQAHTPAHAPAQAQTHSQTYTLEHTHSQAPSPGYTSAIAPALAPVHTPTHAFTHSQAQAPEHRASHASTYVPDHSHPIHTHAHTPAPVPTSAPAPPPNSAPAPPPTLAPATATAQAHTPAPTPAPAPDPAPTPAPAHVMAVSTTPPQAPVPATTTTPILTPIPSTLSAFSHGLSTGHVVYDARRAKQNFFRMCTPQNSGYSRKDLSFFSRLQEGPSLVNSGISEQTSKQQSEDSARLHMGSILGYLELGNMAWQISDDAKDKFSQPKTFPYCNLHPCSSERKDTDSQSPVYPKVLVYSQDTASSKPCFHSPTTARSSLCNLPPPCTLSLPLVPPRSFVLPQPINHQKPSTLTQTPTFLPTSNSPQCIPPSQLLMPPQFSAISQIQIQSQRSELQSLGLTQDPGLQRTPCPSKDSRVPRNPGLTQDPGLHNNPGLTQDPGFHKNPGLAQDPGLHKFPGLTQDLYLCKNPRPSEDSGLHKNPGITQDSGPQKGPGPTQDAGVFRRPCLTQPSGLHRNIPFTQTSQKSLGFMQDSGVCRNLEQNQKTIVYKSQDLCQATDHQKNQGPSQNSGGYKSIGSVPNPGVYKTLGFTQDSGPQNSSYLAQDSEVNKRPGLVQTSDLPKCSALTQDSGDYNNPGHSQGCGVCRVPGLTQDSKRHKSPGLTQATEGERRLRPTQDAGVYRRTEYSQDPNLHKYPGINQDPGPHKDPTVVQDSGFPKISGLTQESGLHKGPNLALAAKAVQGLCPLQTSKSTQSQIKSASKKAPQKEDKEQHISCTSAPLNQNSCPYKTQVISSDLQTFSEVPVLIELQPSCRRAGSQDWVFRPVDTIPSGFQNYRQVSMPPKINGKYLYPGPGTRGGHVVFDARQRQLTMGRDKCEALSPRRVRQEAPCNSGKPSRSGDIKM; translated from the exons ATGGGTGAGCGAGCCCACCACGGAGCCCAAGTATGCTCTGGCACCAACCCCAGGAAGTGCCAGGACTTAGGAGACTCAATTCTTCTGATTCTGGGCAGCTTCATCTTGCTCAACGTGGGGATCAACGTGGTGACTCTG CTCTGGAGGCATCTGAAGAGCACCTTGAGGActcttttccatcattttttccccaaag ACAAGCAACCCAGTGGTATAGGCAGCCACCCAATGTGTATGCGCTGCTCCACGGATCCCAAGAACCTGTGCTCAAGAGTCTCTTCTCGCTTCCATCGTCGCCCAAGCTTCCTGCTCAGGCATGCTAACCACCTTGACTCCTGGATGCCAGACACGAATGATGAGAAGGTTTCTAGGTGCTGCTGGATGCCTCCTCACTGTGGACATGCTGGGGCTCCCATGGAGGCTCCATGGGGATTGTGGAAGGAGGGGATGATGGGAGCTGGGGAGGCCCCTCAGGTCACAGCCTTAAAGAGCCAAACCTCCTTCCTCTCCAGGCCAGAGATATCTTCCCAGTTCCCAAAGATGAGCAAGTTGGACATGGTTCCACTCCGCTTGCCCCAAGAGAGCAAGACTAAGACCCCAGACTatgccccagcccaggctccaACTCAGGCTCAGACCCACTCCCCAGCCCACACCTCTGAGCACACTCCCACCCACACCCAGACCTACTCCCCAGCCCATACCCCTCAGTGCACCCGCTCTCAGGCCCAGAACCTTGAGCATGCATCAGCCCATACCCAATCCCATGCCCCAACCCCTGCTCCAGCCCCTACCCCTGCTCCACCCCCTACCCCACCTCCTACCCCAGTCCACTCCTCAGCCCACATCCCAGCCCAGAACCTAGACCACACCcaagcccacaccccagcccaTGCCCCAGCTCAGGCCCAGACCCACTCTCAGACATATACCCTTGAGCACACCCactcccaggcccccagccctggctaTACCTCAGCCATTGCCCCAGCCCTTGCCCCAGTCCACACCCCCACACATGCCTTCACCCactcccaggcccaggcccctgaGCACAGAGCATCCCATGCCTCCACATATGTCCCAGACCATTCTCATCCAATTCATACCCATGCCCACACCCCAGCTCCTGTCCCAacttctgccccagcccctccccctaactctgccccagcccctcccccaaccttAGCCCCAGCCACTGCTACTGCCCAAGCTCATACACCAGCTCCTACACCAGCCCCTGCACCAGACCCtgccccaacccctgccccagcACATGTCATGGCTGTGAGTACTACTCCACCCCAGGCTCCTGTGCCTGCCACCACCACTACCCCTATCCTAACTCCTATTCCTTCTACCCTGTCTGCCTTTAGCCATGGCCTCTCCACTGGCCATGTGGTCTATGATGCCCGTAGGGCAAAGCAGAACTTCTTCCGTATGTGTACACCCCAGAACTCTGGGTATTCCAGAAAGGACTTAAGTTTCTTCTCCAGGCTCCAAGAGGGTCCGAGCCTGGTGAACTCTGGTATATCTGAGCAAACATCAAAGCAACAAAGTGAGGACAGTGCCAGGCTTCATATGGGATCCATACTGGGCTACCTGGAGCTGGGAAATATGGCATGGCAGATCTCAGATGATGCCAAAGACAAGTTCTCCCAGCCCAAGACCTTCCCTTACTGCAACTTACATCCTtgcagttctgagaggaaggaTACAGATTCCCAGTCTCCAGTCTACCCCAAGGTCCTGGTCTACTCTCAGGATACTGCATCTTCTAAACCTTGCTTTCATTCTCCAACCACTGCCCGGAGCTCACTGTGTAACCTTCCTCCACCATGCACTCTTTCCCTGCCACTTGTTCCCCCTAGATCCTTTGTCCTTCCTCAACCTATCAATCATCAGAAGCCCTCCACCTTAACACAAACCCCCACCTTTCTCCCAACCTCCAACTCTCCTCAGTGCATCCCTCCTTCCCAACTCCTCATGCCTCCCCAGTTCTCCGCTATTTCCCAAATCCAGATCCAATCCCAACGCTCTGAACTTCAGAGTCTAGGCCTTACCCAAGACCCTGGCCTTCAAAGGACCCCATGCCCTTCAAAAGACTCTAGAGTTCCCAGGAACCCAGGCCTTACCCAAGATCCAGGCCTCCACAACAACCCAGGCCTTACCCAAGATCCAGGCTTCCACAAGAATCCAGGTCTTGCTCAAGATCCAGGCCTACATAAGTTCCCAGGCCTTACCCAAGACCTTTATCTCTGCAAGAATCCAAGACCTTCTGAAGACTCTGGCCTTCACAAGAATCCAGGCATCACCCAAGATTCTGGCCCCCAAAAGGGCCCAGGTCCTACTCAAGATGCTGGTGTCTTTAGGAGGCCATGTCTCACCCAACCCTCTGGCCTCCACAGGAACATACCATTTACCCAAACTTCCCAGAAGAGTTTGGGCTTTATGCAAGATTCTGGAGTCTGTAGGAATCTTGAACAAAACCAAAAGACTATAGTCTACAAAAGTCAAGATCTCTGCCAGGCAACTGACCACCAAAAGAACCAAGGCCCTTCTCAAAATTCTGGAGGTTACAAGAGTATAGGCAGTGTCCCAAATCCAGGAGTCTATAAGACCCTAGGCTTTACCCAAGACTCTGGACCACAGAATAGCTCATACCTTGCCCAAGACTCTGAAGTCAACAAGAGGCCAGGCCTTGTTCAAACCTCtgatctcccaaagtgctcagcCCTTACCCAGGACTCAGGAGACTATAACAATCCAGGCCATAGCCAGGGTTGTGGTGTCTGCAGGGTCCCAGGTCTTACTCAAGATTCTAAACGCCACAAGAGTCCAGGCCTTACCCAAGCTACTGAAGGTGAAAGGAGATTGAGGCCTACCCAAGATGCTGGAGTTTACAGGAGAACAGAATATAGCCAAGACCCTAACCTCCACAAGTACCCAGGAATTAATCAAGATCCTGGCCCTCATAAGGACCCCACTGTTGTCCAAGACTCTGGCTTCCCCAAGATTTCAGGCCTTACCCAGGAATCTGGCCTCCACAAGGGCCCAAACCTTGCTCTAGCTGCCAAAGCTGTCCAAGGCTTATGCCCACTTCAGACCTCAAAGTCAACACAGTCCCAGATAAAATCTGCATCCAAGAAGGCTCCTCAGAAGGAGGATAAAGAGCAGCACATATCCTGCACTTCTGCACCACTCAATCAGAACTCCTGCCCTTACAAGACCCAGGTGATCTCCAGTGACCTGCAAACCTTCTCAGAGGTACCTGTACTAATAGAGCTGCAGCCATCCTGCCGGCGGGCAGGCAGCCAAGACTGGGTGTTCCGCCCTGTGGATACAATTCCTTCAGGCTTCCAGAACTATCGTCAGGTATCTATGCCTCCCAAAATCAATGGGAAGTACCTCTACCCCGGACCAGGTACCCGGGGAGGGCATGTGGTCTTTGATGCCCGCCAGAGACAGTTGACAATGGGCAGGGACAAGTGTGAAGCTCTGTCTCCCAGGCGCGTTCGCCAAGAGGCACCCTGCAACTCA GGGAAGCCATCAAGGAGTGGGGATATCAAAATGTGA
- the SPEM2 gene encoding uncharacterized protein SPEM2 translates to MENQLWHNTVGCCNQYQESPQDAEDILFLLLGLIILVNIGINVATVMWHGLQNTLDKMIDCTNQKNDVRPGESSSKGLPAKVQDVQIHCIMDPVQVKMTRPARYSSSSCHGLSNHSRCLRSHSRGRHRSRSRSRPQHQRRYSHQQRPQNHRRLSHGHSRFRNQHGRSILPNHHRRKMPQLRRKTFFDREDPDTYLEEEDDLAFPYTKYPRRGWGGPYPQVGLHSNVRLWGRQGGILASLPPPSLYLSPELRRMPKRVEAKSELRLQSYGPPSQSQIWGNMEAEQWVSSSPPLRRLPPNPSWGPGGHSPYPSSGIILYDSWDQRRRGVETSEPPPALVSRNTRPEAQGYREHCSPQSRRRSLPSHAHSQPNRSPHPSMGHLGYSSRDAYEVRRRVADWAEAPPARHSLTTSASVTMLGENSHQRAPAALVPHSSQPMPEAQAADSAPPPTTFVPLSRNPGGNFNYQVYDSVELKRQVQEGRARANSLPLPSTSASRPSLHRSRTGKLN, encoded by the exons ATGGAAAACCAGCTGTGGCATAACACCGTGGGGTGCTGCAATCAATACCAAGAAAGTCCCCAGGATGCCGAGGACATCTTATTTCTGCTGCTGGGCCTAATCATTCTTGTCAACATTGGCATCAACGTGGCAACTGTG ATGTGGCATGGGCTACAGAACACCTTAGACAAGATGATCGATTGCACAAATCAGAAGA ACGATGTTCGGCCTGGTGAAAGTTCCTCCAAAGGCCTCCCAGCCAAGGTCCAGGACGTCCAGATCCACTGCATCATGGACCCTGTACAGGTGAAGATGACCCGACCCGCACgctactcctcttcctcctgccatgGTCTCAGTAACCACAGCCGCTGCCTCCGCAGTCACAGCCGTGGCCGCCAccgcagccgcagccgcagccgcccCCAGCACCAGCGCCGCTACAGCCACCAGCAGAGGCCACAGAACCACAGACGACTCTCCCATGGCCACTCACGCTTCCGTAACCAGCACGGCCGCTCAATTCTCCCTAACCATCACAGGCGCAAGATGCCACAGCTAAGGCGAAAGACCTTCTTTGATCGGGAGGACCCAGACACCtacctggaggaggaggatgacCTGGCCTTTCCATATACCAAGTACCCACGtcggggctggggtgggcccTATCCACAAGTGGGCCTGCACTCCAACGTGAGGTTGTGGGGCCGCCAGGGTGGAATCCTGGccagcctgcccccaccctctCTCTACCTGTCACCTGAGCTGCGCCGCATGCCCAAGCGCGTGGAGGCCAAGTCTGAGCTGAGGCTGCAGTCCTATGGGCCCCCCTCACAATCCCAAATTTGGGGCAATATGGAGGCCGAGCAGTGGGTCTCGTCTTCTCCACCTCTCCGCCGGCTGCCCCCTAACCCTTCCTGGGGCCCTGGGGGGCACAGCCCTTACCCCTCATCGGGCataatactgtatgattcctGGGATCAGCGGCGGCGTGGCGTGGAGACCTCTGAGCCCCCACCTGCCTTGGTGTCCCGGAACACCCGGCCCGAGGCCCAGGGCTACCGGGAGCACTGTTCTCCACAGTCCCGCCGGCGGAGCCTGCCTAGTCATGCTCACAGCCAGCCCAACCGCAGCCCCCACCCATCCATGGGACACTTGGGCTACAGCTCCCGGGATGCCTACGAGGTCCGGCGCCGGGTGGCCGACTGGGCTGAGGCTCCACCTGCTCGGCATTCCCTGACCACCTCTGCCTCCGTCACGATGTTGGGCGAGAACTCACACCAACGGGCCCCAGCTGCCCTGGTCCCCCACTCCTCCCAGCCCATGCCTGAAGCCCAGGCTGCTGATTCCGCTCCACCCCCGACTACCTTCGTCCCACTCAGCCGGAATCCAGGGGGCAATTTTAACTACCAGGTGTACGACAGCGTGGAGCTGAAGCGGCAGGTGCAGGAGGGCAGAGCACGGGCCAACTCACTGCCACtgccttccacctcagcctcgaGGCCCTCCTTGCACAGGAGCCGGACTGGGAAACTCAACTGA
- the SPEM1 gene encoding spermatid maturation protein 1 isoform X1, translated as MAMAERPRPGWASYHNPNTNNCQDLGNSILLLLGLIICINIGINMVTLLWSRLRGVLHKAFHHIICEKEAPKSCSAEKQIQPSKKQSPPAVHLRCTMDPVKMTVTPPPSRRHRHRASPARRAHRPVAWAPDTDDEKPRHQYPAICSYHWDDPQDWESFQPTQETWAPWTRDTPEVSPQTIRFQSTAEERPLKSEMRSELGLEAYVYPVNPPPPSPEAPCHENSGTVAEVEAQPAPTPVLGPAVVPEFPRRRSSGRIVYDARDVRRRLRELTREVEALSRCYPLASGSSTAEGTGKDWVYCSLNGR; from the exons ATGGCCATGGCTGAGCGGCCTCGGCCTGGGTGGGCCTCATACCACAACCCCAACACCAACAACTGCCAAGACCTGGGCAACTCCATCCTGTTGCTGCTGGGCCTCATCATCTGCATTAACAttggcatcaatatggtgaccctg CTCTGGAGCCGACTCCGTGGCGTCTTACACAAAGCGTTCCATCATATCATTTGTGAGAAAG AAGCTCCTAAGTCATGCTCAGCTGAGAAGCAGATCCAGCCCTCGAAGAAGCAGAGCCCCCCTGCAGTCCACCTTCGATGCACCATGGACCCTGTGAAAATGACGGTGACCCCGCCTCCCTCTCGCCGCCATCGCCATCGAGCCTCTCCGGCACGCCGTGCCCACCGCCCAGTTGCTTGGGCCCCTGACACTGACGATGAGAAGCCCCGACATCAGTACCCAGCAATCTGCTCCTACCACTGGGATGACCCCCAGGACTGGGAAAGCTTCCAGCCCACCCAGGAGACCTGGGCTCCCTGGACTCGGGACACTCCAGAGGTGTCTCCCCAGACCATCCGCTTCCAATCAACGGCAGAAGAAAGGCCCCTCAAATCAGAGATGCGGTCAGAGCTGGGTCTAGAGGCCTATGTGTACCCTGtgaaccccccaccccccagccctgaGGCCCCCTGCCACGAGAACAGTGGGAcagtggcagaggtggaggctCAACCTGCCCCCACACCTGTCCTGGGCCCAGCAGTCGTCCCCGAATTCCCCCGGCGCCGCTCCTCAGGCCGAATAGTGTATGATGCCCGGGACGTGAGGCGGCGACTTCGGGAACTGACCCGGGAGGTGGAGGCCCTATCCCGCTGTTACCCCCTGGCCTCTGGATCTAGCACTGCTGAGGGGACAGGCAAAGACTGGGTGTACTGTTCTCTGAATGGGAGGTga